A genomic stretch from Gopherus evgoodei ecotype Sinaloan lineage unplaced genomic scaffold, rGopEvg1_v1.p scaffold_95_arrow_ctg1, whole genome shotgun sequence includes:
- the LOC115644190 gene encoding claw keratin-like isoform X1, translating to MVYLHPRKMTVSSLWYPECGVARPSPVTGSSNEPCVRQCPDSEVVIRPSPVVVTLPGPILSNFPPQSEVAAVGAPVVGAGLGGSFGWGGLHGYGGLYGGLYGLGRLGGYGGHYGHGGLLGHGGYSGYSGLYGYGGLLGYGGHCGYPGLYGYGGLWGYGGYGRRSLGGYCGPC from the exons ATG GTTTACCTCCACCCCAGAAAGATGACTGTCTCCAGCCTGTGGTATCCAGAATGCGGGGTGGCCCGGCCTAGTCCAGTTACTGGCAGCTCCAACGAGCCATGCGttaggcagtgccctgactctGAAGTGGTGATCAGACCCTCACCGGTTGTTGTGACCCTCCCTGGACCAATTCTCAGCAATTTCCCTCCGCAGAGTGAAGTAGCAGCCGTAGGAGCACCTGTGGTGGGAGCTGGTTTGGGGGGCTCATTTGGTTGGGGGGGATTGCACGGCTATGGAGGCCTTTACGGAGGGTTGTATGGTTTAGGGAGATTAGGTGGTTATGGTGGCCATTACGGTCATGGGGGATTATTGGGCCACGGGGGATACTCTGGTTACTCAGGTCTTTACGGTTATGGGGGATTGTTGGGCTATGGGGGACACTGCGGTTACCCGGGCCTTTATGGTTACGGGGGATTATGGGGATACGGGGGATATGGCCGCAGGTCTCTTGGTGGATATTGTGGGCCATGTTAA
- the LOC115644190 gene encoding claw keratin-like isoform X2, with amino-acid sequence MTVSSLWYPECGVARPSPVTGSSNEPCVRQCPDSEVVIRPSPVVVTLPGPILSNFPPQSEVAAVGAPVVGAGLGGSFGWGGLHGYGGLYGGLYGLGRLGGYGGHYGHGGLLGHGGYSGYSGLYGYGGLLGYGGHCGYPGLYGYGGLWGYGGYGRRSLGGYCGPC; translated from the coding sequence ATGACTGTCTCCAGCCTGTGGTATCCAGAATGCGGGGTGGCCCGGCCTAGTCCAGTTACTGGCAGCTCCAACGAGCCATGCGttaggcagtgccctgactctGAAGTGGTGATCAGACCCTCACCGGTTGTTGTGACCCTCCCTGGACCAATTCTCAGCAATTTCCCTCCGCAGAGTGAAGTAGCAGCCGTAGGAGCACCTGTGGTGGGAGCTGGTTTGGGGGGCTCATTTGGTTGGGGGGGATTGCACGGCTATGGAGGCCTTTACGGAGGGTTGTATGGTTTAGGGAGATTAGGTGGTTATGGTGGCCATTACGGTCATGGGGGATTATTGGGCCACGGGGGATACTCTGGTTACTCAGGTCTTTACGGTTATGGGGGATTGTTGGGCTATGGGGGACACTGCGGTTACCCGGGCCTTTATGGTTACGGGGGATTATGGGGATACGGGGGATATGGCCGCAGGTCTCTTGGTGGATATTGTGGGCCATGTTAA